One Solanum pennellii chromosome 9, SPENNV200 DNA segment encodes these proteins:
- the LOC107031111 gene encoding uncharacterized protein LOC107031111 produces the protein MSSLTTKQFFHITHNSQVQIFPARSIPPSTLFITNINNRLFNLTEFSSYHNLSVVVKASRGDGPNDQDYEDGVSLGTMKLPKDIDLARFETLLFQWANSLCQGAMLPLPVPLKVDKIPRGARVCFISVDDAQTEVLAYIDCMVFPATETSPPIFRAIRNGPSRDKAPPGEPRIMRSLLGALQKSVEIASV, from the exons ATGTCTTCCTTAACAACCAAACAATtttttcacataacacataattcTCAAGTGCAAATTTTTCCTGCTAGGTCTATTCCTCCTTCAACTTTGTTCATCACCAACATTAACAATAGGTTGTTTAACCTCACTGAGTTTTCAAGTTACCATAATTTGAGTGTTGTGGTGAAAGCAAGTAGAGGGGATGGACCTAATGATCAAGATTATGAAgatggggtttctttgggaaCAATGAAATTGCCAAAAGATATTGATCTTGCTAGATTTGAAACTCTTCTTTTTCAG TGGGCTAACAGCCTTTGTCAAGGAGCTATGTTGCCACTACCCGTGCCTTTAAAG GTTGATAAAATTCCTCGCGGAGCCAGAGTTTGTTTCATTTCAGTTGATGATGCTCAAACTGAAGTTCTTGCATATATAGACTGTATGGTTTTCCCTGCAACTGAGACTTCACCTCCAATATTTCGAGCCATACGAAATGGACCCTCGAGAGATAAGGCGCCTCCCGGTGAGCCAAGAATCATGAGAAGCCTCTTAGGTGCCCTTCAGAAGTCTGTTGAGATAGCTAGTGTTTGA
- the LOC107031806 gene encoding sorting nexin 1: MNTMQRSGSGSLQSPRSPSSQAPFLSVSVTDPAKMGNGVQAYISYKVITKTNLAEYQGNEKIVIRRYSDFVWLHDRLFEKYKGIFIPPLPEKSTVEKFRFSAEFIEMRRQALDVFVNRIASHHELRQSDDLRIFLQADEQTMDRARFQETGIFKKKPADLIQIFKDVQSKVSDVVLGKEKPVEESTPEYEKMKNYIFELEEHLAEAQKHAYRLVKRHRELGESLSEFGKAVKLLGTCDDDALGKAFSELGAKSEIISIKLQKEAHHLLMNFEEPLKDYVRAVQSIKATIAERATAFKKQCELAETIKFKEIDLNKYKLTRSEKLAEAEREYEMLKAEGEETSRRFDTIVRLMNEEIVRFQEQKTSDMGLAFHEFAKGQARLSNGIADAWRSLLPKLEAHSS; encoded by the exons ATGAACACCATG CAACGAAGTGGATCAGGTTCGTTACAGAGCCCTAGATCTCCATCTTCACAAGCACCGTTTTTATCAGTATCAGTTACGGATCCAGCTAAAATGGGTAATGGAGTTCAAGCTTATATCTCCTACAAAGTCATCACTAAG ACAAATTTGGCAGAGTACCAAGGGAATGAAAAGATTGTGATTCGACGTTATAGTGATTTTGTATGGTTACACGATCGGCTTTTTGAGAAATACAAGGGCATTTTTATTCCTCCACTTCCAGAGAAGAGCACTGTAG AAAAGTTCAGATTTAGTGCAGAATTTATTGAAATGAGGCGCCAAGCTCTGGATGTGTTTGTAAACAGAATAGCTTCACATCATGAACTTCGGCAAAGTGATGATTTGAGAATCTTCTTGCAGGCTGATGAACAG ACAATGGACAGAGCAAGGTTCCAGGAGACCggtattttcaagaaaaagcCTGCAGATTTGATCCAAATCTTTAAG GATGTCCAATCTAAAGTGAGTGATGTCGTTCTTGGGAAGGAAAAGCCAGTTGAAGAATCAACCCCAGAATATGAGAAGATGAAGAACTACATCTTTGAGCTTGAGGAACATTTAGCTGAGGCTCAAAAGCATGCATATCGTCTTGTCAAGAGGCACAGAG AGTTGGGCGAGTCTCTCTCAGAATTTGGGAAGGCAGTCAAGCTTCTTGGTACTTGTGATGATGATGCCCTTGGAAAAGCATTTTCAGAACTTGGGGCAAAGTCTGAGATAATATCAATTAAGCTGCAGAAAGAG GCCCACCACCTTTTAATGAACTTCGAAGAACCTTTGAAGGATTATGTTCGAGCAGTGCAATCTATTAAG GCTACGATAGCAGAGAGAGCAACTGCATTCAAGAAACAGTGTGAACTGGCTGAGACAATTAAGTTTAAGGAAATTGATTT AAATAAATACAAGCTGACACGATCAGAGAAGTTGGCTGAGGCTGAGCGTGAGTATGAAATG CTTAAGGCTGAAGGGGAAGAAACATCGAGAAGATTTGATACGATAGTAAGGCTTATGAACGAAGAGATTGTCCGATTTCAAGAACAGAAGACATCAGATATGGGACTTGCTTTCCATGAATTTGCTAAGGGACAGGCGCGGCTATCTAATGGCATAGCAGATGCATGGCGTAGTCTTCTTCCCAAGCTTGAAGCTCACTCTTCATAG
- the LOC107029608 gene encoding uncharacterized protein LOC107029608, with product MDRNGVVSFPHRRSPSSDRFLGVFSPPQSDSAIGDADVSIADDELNEDEVFWTGDFTEPKRRSTSPSSISSRKTFIQPEKFGILAALPEDHRKLNRPVVYRKPSLTSSPTSTKLFHSPPVASAMAFSRAFPTIPKPPLDREHSYNRNYSQTMPVRKFQHSVPVNVPMMPKKAPRSDLADVEIDDDDGDDEMLPPHEIVARGSARSLKTTFSVLEGVGRTLKGRDLCRVRNAVFRQTGFLD from the coding sequence ATGGACAGAAACGGCGTCGTTAGCTTTCCCCACCGGCGATCGCCGTCCTCCGATCGATTTCTCGGCGTATTCTCTCCACCACAGAGTGATAGTGCTATCGGCGATGCAGATGTATCCATCGCTGATGATGAGCTGAACGAAGATGAAGTTTTCTGGACAGGAGACTTCACTGAACCTAAGCGCCGCTCTACTTCTCCTTCTTCAATCAGTAGTCGGAAAACTTTCATTCAGCCGGAGAAATTCGGTATTCTCGCTGCATTGCCTGAGGATCACCGGAAACTTAACCGTCCTGTTGTTTATCGGAAACCTTCGTTAACTTCCTCACCTACTAGTACAAAACTGTTTCATTCACCGCCGGTTGCATCAGCGATGGCTTTTTCTCGAGCGTTTCCTACGATTCCCAAGCCTCCATTGGATAGAGAACATAGCTATAACCGTAACTATTCACAAACTATGCCGGTGAGGAAGTTCCAACACTCAGTGCCAGTGAACGTGCCGATGATGCCGAAGAAGGCACCGAGAAGTGACCTTGCTGACGTAGAAATCGATGATGATGACGGCGATGATGAGATGCTTCCTCCGCATGAGATCGTTGCCAGAGGATCAGCTAGATCACTTAAAACCACGTTTTCGGTGCTTGAAGGCGTGGGAAGAACACTCAAAGGGAGAGATCTTTGTCGAGTTCGCAATGCTGTTTTCCGCCAAACAGGTTTTCTAGATTGA